The Vibrio tubiashii genome includes a window with the following:
- the yidZ gene encoding HTH-type transcriptional regulator YidZ, protein MKKSLARLDLNLLLTLQLLLQEQSVTKTAKKLNVTPSTVSKALGKLRDWFDDPLFVNTPQGLRPTPLAISMEESLSDWLLIGSQIVSRRGDEAPTGVRFNLGVESPLSLIMVDELTKRIHQTYPDSKIKFTNWDYDSLEAIARGDVDIGFTGRESHPRSRESLELLPYYINFEVLFTDLPLVYLRKDHPALEQEWNLETFLSYPHINVTWEKKEGWALDDILIELGLTRNVNLTMSGFEQGLFVAEKAGHEMITTAPKYCQKYCQQLHPDLVAMPIPLDEEQQQKLKIPFTMIWHKRNNRNPKIKWLRDTIKSLYCD, encoded by the coding sequence ATGAAGAAATCACTTGCACGCCTTGATCTGAATTTACTGCTCACTCTGCAATTGTTGCTACAAGAGCAGAGTGTGACCAAAACGGCAAAGAAGCTCAATGTCACGCCTTCAACGGTAAGTAAGGCATTGGGCAAGTTGCGTGATTGGTTTGATGACCCGTTGTTCGTCAATACTCCGCAGGGTTTAAGACCAACGCCACTGGCGATAAGCATGGAAGAGAGTCTGTCTGACTGGCTACTTATTGGAAGCCAAATTGTCTCAAGACGTGGTGATGAAGCACCAACAGGTGTACGTTTTAATCTTGGGGTAGAGTCTCCGTTATCTTTGATCATGGTTGATGAATTGACTAAGCGCATTCATCAGACTTACCCAGATTCTAAGATAAAATTTACTAACTGGGACTATGACTCTCTAGAGGCCATTGCCCGTGGAGACGTCGATATTGGCTTTACGGGTAGAGAGAGCCACCCTCGTTCAAGAGAGTCGCTTGAACTGCTGCCTTACTACATTAATTTTGAAGTGCTCTTTACTGACTTGCCCTTGGTTTACTTACGCAAAGATCACCCAGCGTTGGAGCAGGAATGGAATTTGGAGACGTTTCTCAGCTACCCACACATTAACGTGACGTGGGAGAAAAAAGAGGGCTGGGCTCTGGATGACATACTGATAGAGTTAGGCTTGACCCGGAACGTTAACTTAACCATGTCGGGGTTTGAGCAGGGTCTGTTTGTTGCAGAAAAAGCCGGCCATGAGATGATCACCACCGCCCCAAAATATTGTCAGAAATATTGCCAGCAACTCCACCCAGATCTGGTTGCCATGCCGATTCCATTAGATGAGGAGCAGCAACAGAAACTTAAGATCCCATTCACCATGATTTGGCATAAGCGTAATAACCGCAATCCAAAGATCAAGTGGCTGCGAGATACGATAAAGAGCTTATATTGTGATTAG
- a CDS encoding nucleotidyltransferase domain-containing protein — MKYPTTLPQSHKQLLEKIVACFSQDPRIVGLGASGSYASDTMDKYSDLDIVVAINPDDFPSIMEERFDLIDKVEGKVAAFTGEHVGEPRLVISIYEPGAVHVDFKFVSLPDAAARVDNTQVLWQRGTCLSDIFATQQPHYPQPDPQWVEDRFWIWVHYGATKIARGEYFEATEFLSFLRTVALSPLALKQQGLTPSGVRKVETRLPDFAAQLEETVVKPEKQALIAAFEKITDLYLSLRQHEEVEVNQQAQQLCLDYFHKELSR, encoded by the coding sequence ATGAAATATCCAACCACTCTTCCCCAATCACACAAGCAGCTACTGGAAAAAATTGTCGCTTGTTTCTCTCAAGATCCTAGAATCGTCGGCCTCGGGGCTAGTGGCTCTTATGCCTCTGACACTATGGATAAATACAGCGACTTAGATATTGTGGTTGCTATCAATCCAGACGATTTTCCTAGCATCATGGAAGAGCGATTTGATCTTATTGACAAGGTAGAGGGAAAGGTCGCAGCTTTCACCGGAGAGCACGTTGGCGAACCACGTTTAGTGATTTCTATCTACGAGCCGGGCGCTGTCCACGTCGACTTCAAGTTCGTTTCTTTGCCGGATGCAGCCGCACGTGTCGATAACACTCAAGTTCTTTGGCAGCGAGGGACTTGTCTCTCTGACATCTTTGCTACTCAGCAGCCACATTACCCTCAACCCGATCCTCAGTGGGTTGAAGATAGGTTTTGGATATGGGTGCATTATGGAGCAACAAAAATAGCGCGTGGTGAGTATTTTGAGGCGACCGAGTTTCTTTCATTTCTGCGTACTGTTGCGCTCTCTCCGTTGGCTTTAAAACAACAAGGGTTGACACCTTCAGGCGTAAGAAAGGTTGAAACTCGCTTACCAGACTTTGCTGCTCAACTAGAAGAAACCGTTGTGAAGCCTGAAAAACAGGCACTCATTGCTGCTTTTGAAAAAATCACTGATTTGTATCTCAGCCTTCGTCAGCATGAAGAGGTTGAAGTGAATCAACAAGCGCAGCAGCTATGTTTGGATTACTTCCACAAAGAACTCAGCCGCTAA
- a CDS encoding cupin domain-containing protein: MDNLLAGLPQALNEEVFEDIVSGRDVRIERILSHGQSSPESGWYDQDESEWVMVLSGFGVIEFEDGRIVKLEQGDHVNIPAHCKHKVKQTAQDEITVWLAVFYKG; encoded by the coding sequence ATGGATAATTTGTTAGCGGGGTTACCTCAAGCGCTGAATGAAGAAGTGTTTGAAGACATTGTTTCCGGTCGGGATGTACGTATTGAACGAATCCTCTCTCATGGTCAAAGCTCACCGGAGTCTGGTTGGTATGATCAAGATGAGAGCGAGTGGGTGATGGTTTTGTCTGGGTTTGGTGTAATTGAGTTTGAAGATGGCCGTATCGTTAAGCTTGAGCAGGGCGATCATGTCAATATCCCTGCACACTGCAAACATAAAGTGAAGCAGACCGCTCAAGACGAGATAACGGTCTGGCTAGCGGTTTTCTACAAAGGCTAA
- a CDS encoding HD domain-containing protein: MFEFIAKEMIQDPAHDINHVKRVVKTARNLCAQENAKLEVVLPAAYLHDCFTFAKNHPERSKSSVVAADKAIEFLTSIRYPAQYLDAIHHAIVAHSYSANITPQSLEAQIVQDADRLDALGAIGIARCLQVSTNFGASLYSSDDPFCENREYDDKNYTVDHFYNKLFKLEQMMNTDAAKTEARIRTQYMRAYLAQLASEI, translated from the coding sequence ATGTTTGAGTTTATTGCAAAGGAGATGATTCAAGATCCCGCGCACGACATCAATCACGTTAAACGTGTCGTCAAAACCGCACGCAACCTATGTGCGCAAGAAAACGCCAAGCTAGAGGTGGTGCTACCCGCCGCTTATCTGCATGATTGTTTCACCTTCGCTAAAAACCATCCTGAACGCAGCAAAAGCTCTGTGGTCGCAGCCGACAAAGCAATCGAATTCCTTACTTCCATCCGCTACCCAGCTCAATATTTAGATGCCATTCATCATGCGATTGTCGCGCACAGTTACAGCGCAAATATCACACCGCAATCACTCGAAGCGCAAATTGTGCAAGATGCAGATCGCCTTGATGCCTTGGGAGCGATAGGGATTGCTCGCTGCCTACAAGTAAGTACTAACTTTGGCGCAAGCTTATACAGTTCAGACGATCCATTTTGTGAGAATCGAGAGTATGATGATAAAAACTACACCGTCGATCACTTCTACAACAAGCTGTTTAAACTTGAGCAGATGATGAACACTGACGCGGCTAAAACCGAGGCAAGAATCAGAACTCAGTACATGCGCGCGTATTTAGCCCAACTCGCGAGTGAAATTTAG
- a CDS encoding DMT family transporter, with amino-acid sequence MWKGIALALCSTAMFTLVGVIVRVLSDTIDVFQILFFRQLVFIALLMPAMVRSLDILLRPKRVKLHALRILGAFIALYFGFVTVSNIPLADATALGFTQVLFVACISKLCLSERITATRLFTIIVGFIGVMMVVQPQFQQASLQYTGAGLLAAMGAAVAVICVRKVAQEEPRITLLAYQALFVGIMALLPSLAAWQWPSWSELGLLLCVGVLSSVAQWIGVTAYKYGEANVIANVEYGKIIYSVALGYGLFSEVPNELAILGLLVIVASAALPIAYHHFKSFMVNKLNDDNKSLFK; translated from the coding sequence ATGTGGAAAGGGATTGCTTTAGCGCTATGTTCAACAGCAATGTTTACTCTGGTCGGTGTTATTGTTCGAGTGCTAAGCGATACCATTGACGTGTTTCAAATACTGTTTTTCCGACAACTGGTGTTTATTGCCTTGTTGATGCCAGCTATGGTTCGTAGCCTAGACATTTTGCTTAGACCTAAACGAGTCAAGCTACACGCGTTACGTATTTTAGGTGCGTTTATTGCTCTTTACTTTGGTTTTGTCACGGTAAGTAATATTCCTTTAGCCGATGCTACGGCACTCGGCTTTACTCAAGTGCTGTTTGTAGCGTGTATCTCTAAGCTTTGCTTGTCAGAGCGCATCACGGCTACGCGCCTATTCACCATCATTGTGGGATTTATCGGTGTGATGATGGTGGTTCAGCCACAGTTCCAACAAGCTTCACTGCAATATACCGGAGCAGGCTTACTGGCTGCAATGGGGGCTGCTGTGGCTGTTATCTGCGTGCGAAAAGTGGCACAAGAAGAGCCTAGAATTACGCTACTTGCTTATCAGGCGCTGTTTGTAGGAATCATGGCTTTGTTACCAAGCCTAGCAGCTTGGCAGTGGCCGAGTTGGTCGGAGTTAGGACTACTACTATGTGTTGGCGTGCTTTCATCAGTGGCGCAGTGGATTGGTGTGACGGCTTATAAATATGGTGAAGCGAACGTTATTGCCAACGTCGAATATGGGAAGATTATTTACTCTGTTGCTCTTGGGTACGGGTTGTTTAGCGAAGTTCCCAATGAGCTTGCGATACTTGGCCTACTCGTGATTGTTGCTAGCGCCGCTTTGCCGATTGCGTATCACCACTTCAAATCCTTTATGGTTAACAAATTGAATGATGATAACAAATCATTATTTAAATAA
- the gloA gene encoding lactoylglutathione lyase produces MKFLHTMIRVTDLEKSLEFYTKVLGMRVLDRTENTQYRYTLVFVGYEQGGTTIELTHNWDTGQYEMGNAFGHLALGVEDIYAACDQIKALGGNVTREPGPVKGGSTHIAFITDPDGYQIELIQVSK; encoded by the coding sequence ATGAAATTTCTGCACACCATGATCCGCGTGACTGATTTAGAAAAATCGCTCGAGTTCTACACTAAGGTGCTAGGTATGCGCGTTCTGGATCGCACTGAAAATACCCAGTACCGCTACACGCTCGTGTTTGTCGGTTATGAACAGGGCGGCACAACGATTGAGCTGACTCATAACTGGGATACAGGCCAGTACGAAATGGGCAATGCATTTGGTCACTTAGCACTAGGCGTTGAAGACATTTACGCCGCTTGTGATCAAATTAAAGCCTTAGGTGGCAATGTGACTCGTGAGCCTGGTCCAGTAAAAGGCGGCTCAACACATATCGCCTTCATCACCGATCCTGATGGTTACCAAATTGAACTGATTCAAGTCAGCAAGTAA
- a CDS encoding alkene reductase encodes MKDALFQPIQLGKLELKNRIVMPPMTRSRASQPGNVANDMMATYYAQRAGAGLIVAEGTQISEMGQGYAWTPGIYSAEQIAGWKKVTDAVHAKGGAIFAQLWHVGRVTHPDNIGGKQPISSSALKAENVKVFIDNGTDEPGFVDVVEPRAMTKEDIQKVIEEYRWAALNAIEAGFDGIELHAANGYLINQFIDSEANNRTDEYGGSIENRLRFLGEVVEAMTDAIGADRVGVRLAPFTSLNGTVDKTPVETYTAAAALLNKLNVVYMHIAEVDWDDAPDTPAEFKTAVREAYQGTIIYAGRYNTEKAAQALNDGLADMVGFGRPFIANPDLPARIANDYPLAEHDPATLFGGAEKGLLDYPEYQAS; translated from the coding sequence ATGAAAGACGCACTATTTCAACCTATTCAATTAGGCAAACTTGAACTTAAAAATCGCATTGTGATGCCGCCGATGACTCGCTCACGTGCTAGTCAGCCGGGTAATGTGGCAAACGATATGATGGCGACGTACTACGCTCAACGTGCTGGTGCGGGCTTAATTGTGGCAGAAGGCACTCAAATTTCTGAGATGGGTCAGGGTTACGCTTGGACACCGGGTATTTACTCAGCAGAGCAGATTGCGGGCTGGAAGAAAGTCACCGATGCCGTTCATGCAAAAGGCGGTGCGATCTTTGCTCAGTTGTGGCATGTAGGACGGGTTACTCATCCAGATAATATTGGTGGAAAACAGCCAATCTCGTCGTCTGCCTTAAAAGCTGAGAATGTAAAAGTCTTCATCGATAATGGCACAGATGAGCCGGGGTTTGTCGATGTTGTAGAACCACGCGCGATGACCAAAGAAGATATTCAAAAAGTGATTGAAGAGTATCGCTGGGCTGCGCTAAATGCGATTGAAGCTGGCTTTGATGGTATTGAACTTCATGCGGCGAATGGCTACTTGATCAACCAGTTCATCGATTCTGAGGCGAATAACCGCACAGACGAGTACGGTGGCTCAATTGAAAACCGTCTGCGTTTCTTAGGCGAAGTGGTCGAAGCGATGACAGATGCAATTGGCGCGGATCGCGTTGGTGTACGTTTAGCTCCGTTCACATCACTAAATGGCACAGTAGATAAAACTCCAGTAGAAACTTACACGGCGGCAGCGGCTCTACTTAACAAGCTCAATGTTGTTTACATGCACATTGCTGAAGTGGACTGGGATGACGCTCCAGATACCCCCGCTGAATTTAAAACCGCAGTGCGCGAGGCTTATCAAGGAACGATCATCTACGCAGGTCGTTACAACACTGAAAAAGCGGCGCAAGCGCTGAATGATGGTTTAGCCGATATGGTGGGTTTTGGTCGCCCATTTATCGCAAACCCTGATCTTCCGGCTCGCATCGCGAACGACTACCCACTAGCTGAGCACGACCCTGCAACGCTATTTGGTGGCGCAGAAAAAGGCTTGCTTGATTACCCTGAGTATCAAGCTAGCTAA
- a CDS encoding RNA methyltransferase — protein MISKNQLKLLRALGQKKQRKAHGLFLVQGEKNVLELANSALTVKQVFATPEFLADYHAELSGFDCIEASLDELTKASTLVSNNAAIAVVEIPSVDTPKAQGLMIALDGVSDPGNLGTIIRVADWYGIKHIVASADCADPYNPKTISATMGSFGRVTVSQLDLPSYLEQSNLPVYGAFLEGESVHKTEFAAEGILLMGSESHGIREQAAKFVTDKITIPAFGGAESLNVAMATGIILDNLRRQHG, from the coding sequence ATGATTTCAAAAAACCAACTTAAACTACTTCGAGCTCTTGGCCAAAAGAAGCAGCGTAAAGCGCATGGTCTGTTTTTGGTGCAAGGAGAGAAGAACGTACTTGAGTTGGCGAATAGCGCGCTAACGGTAAAGCAGGTGTTCGCTACACCTGAGTTTCTTGCTGATTATCACGCTGAGCTAAGTGGATTCGATTGCATCGAAGCATCACTTGATGAACTGACGAAAGCGAGCACTTTAGTCAGTAACAATGCGGCGATTGCCGTGGTCGAAATCCCAAGTGTAGATACACCAAAAGCGCAAGGCTTGATGATTGCGCTCGATGGCGTGTCTGATCCAGGTAACCTAGGGACTATCATTCGTGTTGCCGACTGGTACGGTATTAAACACATAGTCGCAAGTGCAGATTGTGCTGACCCTTACAACCCAAAAACCATCAGTGCCACAATGGGCAGTTTTGGTCGTGTGACGGTTAGCCAGCTTGACCTGCCAAGTTACCTAGAGCAATCAAACTTACCTGTCTATGGTGCTTTCCTCGAAGGTGAAAGCGTGCACAAAACCGAGTTTGCTGCCGAAGGCATTTTACTGATGGGCAGCGAATCTCACGGCATTCGCGAGCAAGCTGCTAAGTTTGTTACCGACAAGATTACCATTCCTGCTTTTGGTGGTGCGGAGTCACTCAATGTTGCGATGGCAACAGGCATCATCTTAGATAACTTGCGTCGCCAGCACGGCTAA
- a CDS encoding serine hydrolase domain-containing protein produces MKKTFLATAIALTAAFSVQAVTFNQPDQDYIAAAESIGMTGQNWDDPEYVSASMPHVYKFSHSYTLHKGDYVLDLKKSDKQLDLDKVMIQDYDGPISATHFLMNRFQNHNAMILQDGKIVHEHYSNGLNEFSPHLDMSVSKSFTAMAAAIAVGQGKLNWEDKAIKYVPELKGTAFETATVQEVSDMRTAVVLAAGTVEKYWDTRLSEAQGYYGQEMSAKYPGGTMDFFPLITERQDYAMGEKYDYQDVNSELLGLIVDRATGKPFANILEQDLLQKVGVAADAYFMSDKHGLGMGSTGMNMPTKDLARVGLLFLNEGKNEKGEQVLPAKFVKDLWEGNDAVRSAWIKGKESALADGYYKDQFRMLEIGGKRYLAMVGVNGQMCVMNKEANSVIALNGAYPMAETPRFAVMQFHQFVPAIVEALVK; encoded by the coding sequence ATGAAAAAAACATTCCTAGCTACAGCCATTGCGCTTACTGCAGCATTCAGCGTGCAAGCAGTAACATTTAACCAACCAGACCAAGATTACATTGCAGCAGCAGAGTCTATCGGTATGACTGGTCAAAACTGGGATGATCCAGAGTACGTTTCAGCGTCGATGCCTCACGTTTACAAGTTTTCTCATAGCTACACGCTACACAAAGGCGACTACGTACTTGACCTTAAAAAGAGCGATAAGCAACTCGATCTAGATAAAGTGATGATCCAAGACTACGACGGTCCGATCTCAGCAACTCACTTTCTTATGAACCGTTTCCAGAACCACAACGCGATGATCCTGCAAGATGGCAAGATCGTTCACGAGCACTACAGCAACGGTCTAAACGAGTTCTCTCCACACCTTGATATGTCAGTATCCAAGTCTTTTACTGCGATGGCAGCAGCCATAGCGGTAGGTCAAGGCAAGCTTAACTGGGAAGATAAAGCCATCAAATACGTACCAGAGCTAAAAGGCACGGCATTTGAAACGGCAACGGTTCAAGAAGTTTCTGACATGCGCACTGCAGTAGTGCTAGCAGCAGGTACAGTTGAGAAGTACTGGGATACTCGCCTATCTGAAGCGCAAGGCTACTATGGTCAAGAGATGTCTGCCAAATACCCAGGCGGTACGATGGACTTCTTCCCACTAATCACTGAGCGCCAAGATTACGCAATGGGTGAAAAGTACGACTACCAAGACGTAAACAGTGAACTACTAGGTCTTATTGTTGACCGAGCAACAGGTAAGCCTTTTGCAAACATCCTAGAGCAAGATTTACTGCAAAAAGTAGGCGTAGCCGCTGATGCTTACTTCATGTCTGATAAGCACGGTCTAGGCATGGGCTCTACTGGTATGAACATGCCTACCAAAGACCTTGCACGTGTTGGTCTGCTGTTCCTTAACGAAGGCAAGAACGAAAAAGGCGAGCAAGTACTACCAGCGAAATTCGTTAAAGACCTATGGGAAGGTAACGACGCGGTACGCAGCGCTTGGATAAAAGGCAAAGAGTCAGCCCTAGCTGACGGCTACTACAAAGACCAATTCCGAATGCTAGAAATTGGTGGCAAACGATACCTAGCAATGGTGGGTGTTAACGGCCAAATGTGTGTAATGAACAAAGAAGCAAACTCGGTAATCGCACTTAACGGCGCTTACCCAATGGCAGAAACGCCACGCTTCGCTGTAATGCAGTTCCACCAATTTGTTCCTGCGATTGTTGAAGCGCTAGTTAAGTAA
- a CDS encoding LysR family transcriptional regulator has protein sequence MLDILDSLDIGKLKAFIFTYELGSFSLVAQKYGKHSSTYSRRVSNLEIDLGVDLFERNGVHLVATEHAKVLYHPAKSLLAEAEHFAQRVELCLTNDETHLTVAIDSALRCFSPSKAISQALREFPATEIDILGGNSAQVMEYMAEQEADVGLVLSNFQVPSSTMNIKVFEFEIVRVMSPSYAERTNVKLAEELEPAFIRGLTQIVLSPLNRLGVSTQNYSSHLVNVDNFEMAKSLAVDGVGWASLPRAECERELQTGELVAFRGVHESDLKWSVDVLWPMDKAQGAVAKRLVDLIATNAN, from the coding sequence ATGCTCGATATTCTAGATAGTTTAGATATAGGGAAGTTAAAAGCTTTCATATTCACCTATGAGCTTGGGAGCTTTTCGCTTGTGGCGCAAAAGTATGGTAAGCACTCCTCAACCTATAGCCGCAGAGTCAGTAACCTAGAGATAGATTTAGGCGTCGATCTGTTTGAGCGCAATGGTGTTCACCTTGTTGCTACTGAGCATGCGAAAGTTTTGTATCATCCAGCCAAATCTCTATTGGCCGAAGCCGAGCACTTTGCACAGCGTGTCGAGTTGTGTTTAACCAATGATGAAACTCACCTAACTGTCGCGATTGACTCTGCTTTGCGCTGTTTTTCTCCTAGCAAGGCAATCAGCCAAGCTCTCAGAGAGTTTCCCGCCACCGAAATTGATATTCTCGGTGGTAACTCGGCGCAAGTGATGGAGTATATGGCCGAGCAAGAAGCAGATGTTGGTTTGGTGCTCAGTAATTTTCAAGTACCAAGCAGCACCATGAACATTAAAGTATTTGAGTTTGAAATTGTTCGTGTCATGTCACCAAGTTACGCTGAGCGCACTAACGTTAAACTTGCCGAGGAGTTGGAGCCTGCTTTTATACGCGGTTTAACTCAGATCGTATTATCTCCACTCAATCGGTTGGGCGTCAGTACTCAGAACTACAGTAGTCATCTAGTCAATGTCGATAACTTTGAAATGGCGAAATCCCTAGCAGTGGATGGTGTAGGTTGGGCTAGTTTACCAAGAGCAGAGTGCGAGCGAGAACTGCAAACAGGAGAGTTGGTCGCGTTTCGTGGTGTCCATGAATCGGATCTAAAGTGGTCAGTCGATGTACTGTGGCCAATGGACAAAGCTCAGGGAGCAGTCGCAAAGCGCTTGGTTGATTTGATAGCAACGAATGCGAACTGA